The Toxotes jaculatrix isolate fToxJac2 chromosome 14, fToxJac2.pri, whole genome shotgun sequence genomic interval GTCATCTGTGCGTGAGAGCTGCTCCAGCTCACTGTCCTCTGATCAGCAGTCTCCTTTTCCAGCTTCTGTTGAAGTTCTCCAGCTCAGCTCACTTCAGCTTTCTGCTGGCATCTGATCTGCGGCTTCACGTCATAACTTTGCTTCCCAGTCGTACAAACTAGCTTAATAAAGATCCTCACAGTGTTCTCCACTTCTTGGTAAGGTTGACAAGCTTATGTTTAGTAAAGCAGCAAAGCATTTCTAGGTCCAGATGAATTCCTCGCTCTGCCATTGGTCAGGGAATGTCAGATCGCTTCACTCAGagtttcttttctcagttgtGTTTGGTGATCAGCGAATCGGCCTGTCTGTGCTTGCACTTGATGTCAGGATGTGTACGCCCATCGTTTAAGTTGCAGATCTTGATAATGGGTGGGAACAAGGAAATGTCAGAGCAGAATGGAAGTTGTTTTACCTGAGAGACCAGGAGGACTAGGCAGTAAAGCTTCATTAAAGTGAGAGCGATTTAAAGAAACAGCATGTATCCAGCATCTGTTTGAATTATGAGCACAATACTCCTCCCACACCTGAAGATTATTAGCCTTCCTGTCGTGTTCGGGTCAAATCTGACCGATTTACAACTTAATTTACAACTTAAAACACtcataaatattgtgttttacatCAGATTGCCTCAAGGCCTTATGATATCCTCCACACTATGCACTGGAACATATAATACACACCACCccaactcactcactcactcactcacacacacatttcagactgaacaaTGTCTTTTGCAGGTACACATCTCTTTCCCACGCTCTCGTGCCTATCCCCCACGTGAACCACACCTTCCAGACTAATCAATGTATCATCGTCACACAGACCCCATATATATATAGCTTGATGTTTACCTTGCACTCCTTTTACTCTGAGCACAATGAGTTGGTGACTGACCAAGCAGTTCTCTGTCGAAGAGGTTTTTGGACACGATGAAGAGGGCACTGAAATTGAACCAGAGATAGAGGAGGATGTCTCAGAGGTGGAAGACAGCACAGATTTTGATCCAGACTTTGAAGAGACTGACCAGTcgacagatggagagggaggggcaCCTGAAGAACAGGCACCTGAGGAGACATTCCAGTCCAAGAGTGGACACTTGCTCTGGTCTCCATCCCCCCAGGACAGAGGAAGTAGACCGAGAAACACCATAAAGATGACGCCAGAGCCAACACGGTATGCGACATCTCGTGTGGATGACATCAAGTCCAGCTTCCAACTCTTTTTACCAAAGTCCATTGAGGGAATTATACTGGAGATGACAAACCTGGAGGGGAAGCGTGTGTTTGGGGACACCTGGAGAGAAATCGACCTGGTAGACCTCCAAGCCTACATAGGTCTGTTGATTTTAGCAGGAGTATATCGCTCAAACAATGAAGCTACACAAAGTCTGTGGGATGCAGAGTCTGGCAGGCCTATATTCCGGGCAACTATGTCCTTACAACAGTTTCATGTCCTTTCAAGAATTATTTGATTTCATAAGAGAGATACACATGCTACACAAAGACGCCGCTGTCAGCCCCACAGAGGACAGGAAGCCCCTGATGATCCAGGACTACAACAAGAACAAAGGAGGCGTCGACTGCCTTGATAAGGTAATGTAAAGTTTCATCCatcatgcattttattttatttttatttatgtgaatCATAGCATTTTGTATATGACAGATTCAGTATTGTACCCAATCTCTTATTTATTGTTCCTTTTGTTGCAGCTTACTGGGACATACACCTGCAAGCGGATGACAGCCCACTGTTCTACAACATCCTTGATGTGTCTTCTTTCAACGCATATGTGGTGTGGACAGCCATCGACCCAACCTGGAATCAGGGGAAGAGTTTCAAGAGGAGACTTTTCCTAGCAGAGCTGGGGAAAGCTTTGGTGACTCCTCTTATTCAACGGCGCCAGCACATTCCTCGcaagccccagccccagccgCTGCCCTGGCTGCTGCCCCGGCCACTGCCCTGGCTGCTGCCCTGGCTGCTCTCCCCCAACAAGGACATGGGCAGAAAAGGAAGCGCTGTGAGCTCTGTGCCCCTAGGGACAACAAAACAAGCCTGAGATGCTGCAAATGTGATGCCTATGTTTGTAAGGCCCACTCTGACCTGAGGGTCACATGCCACTCATGTGcatgaattcacacacacacacacacacacacacacacacacacacacacacacacaaacacacacacacacacacacacacacacacacacacacacacacacacacacacacacacacacactccatttattttttacattacatgttcattttgtaATACACTGGAATTTCCCTTAGAGAGTCTCTAAAGTGTTTGTCGatagccagttttttttttttttattaaacacaaTCAGTAGCAAGTTTAATAAAAATGGCCCAGTCATTTAAAGGACCGTTGTTTACATGCTTTGGATTTGTTATTATGAAATTGTGGTTTACTCATTTGTGGTTTGACTTTGACTCTGTAGTGGTTATTTGTATGTAACAAGCCAGTAATTTGCCTACTTATTCCAAAGAAACTGCTATCGTGGTTACCGGAAATGTAAAGTGTGTGCCGCTTCCTGTGGGCCGAAGATTTTCCCAGCAAAGACCCCTCGGGCAACTGAgtgtttaaaacagcaaatatgaTCTTTTCACAGGCTTGGTTAAATCCAGAGTAGTCAGTACGTTGTGATACTTTAAACAATTAATGTAAAATCTCAATTAtccttgttctttctctcttcctttctccgTTCTTttaagacataaacacacacgcaaaataACTCCAATCAGGGTGCTCAACAGTTTGCACGGCAGCCACTTGGGACACAATATCCTCTTGTTTGTTGAGCGTCTCTCCAGTTGCGTCACCAGTGCTAAAAATACAACCCCTCCACTACCAACCCCCCCTTTAGCTCCccctccctgcctgcctgcttgcctgcctgcctgcctgcctgcctgcccagCTCACATTGTGTTTCTCTACTTCAGCGTCTGATCCgcaggggggagggagggtagggaggggagggagaggagggtgggaggAACTCTAATCCAGGGTGTTTTACTGACTTCAGCGGGCAGGAGTGATGTCATTGTGATGTCAATGCCTGTAATTGTAATCGGGCTGCAAAGTTGACGAGTGACCACTCTGAtgcagagagagctgagagggaaaaggagaaagagagtttCTAATAAAGCAGCGAAGGAGTAAGGGAAGAAGAGTGTTTTTGCGTTGAGGTGTTCTGCTGCCGTGGTGCTGGATTATTGGAAACAAGAGATGGCTGTAACTGGGGATGAGACTGAGTCAGGTAGAGTTTCTCATACGTAATTTTTTTTACACGTTATATCCAATCTGCCTCATTTCTTGCTGCCTTTAAGTGAGATATTTATTCATGCATTTAAAATAGTGTCAGCTATGTTTTCCAATAAGGATTTTAAGTGTTTATAAAGGTTACACATGCAAATAATCAGAGTGAAAAGAACATCATAATCTTGAGGTAttttgaaattctttttttttccaaatgcacCAGCAAATCTTCTATTTATTCACCTGTATGAGCAAATATTTTTCTTGCCAAGAAATATTGATGAAATTGGGATtagttttactttacttttacttcaTCCGTTGTGAAATTGAGGAGTAGACATGCCACACATTGGACAGCTGTCCTTCCCATTTCAACACAGGAAAAGCTCTGTGACACATCGGGCTTATGttgtaaaagagagaaaacagatctAACAAGCCAACAAGCATTTGGTTAGTTTGCTCAGCTCTGTTCCTGCTGGTCTGTATCCCGCTGTTAGACACACAGgcgcattcacacacacacacacacacacacacacacacacccacacacaaaaccagAGAAAgacttgcacacacatacatacactcacacatagtCCGCTCTCAGAACCACTCCAGTGGTTGTCAGGCAGAAAGGCAGGCGGGGGGGTTAAGAAGTGAAGGGGTGGGtggcagagggggaggggggggtaaGATAGTCGTCAGTTTGACGTCACTCCAGTTTCCTGGAAGAGAAGCCAGGCAGGGAAGAGAGAATGCAAAACGGGTGAGTGAGACGCACACACTGACGTCAACACAGCCCAAGTGACTGTGTTATCACaataagagagaaaaggagacatgttctgtgtgtgtgtgtgtgtgtgtgtgtgtacacctgcTGTGtcttgtgtgcgtctgtgtgtgtgtatgtgtgtgtgagaacagcagagagggggagaagacaGAAACTTCTCAggaacaaagtgaaaaacagagagacagcaggcaGAGAGGTTAACAGTTGAGTCATCAGTTAGATGACTCAACTCAAACAGGACATCAAACACATCCAGAAAGctgctttgtgctgtgtttttttacaCTCAGTACCACCACAGTGGTTTGCACTGTGGTTAAGACAACATCACTTCACAAATAAGCAAAGTGAAATAATATCTGTGGAGACCTGTGGCAAGTATCAGAAGGAAAAAACTCATTtgtgcaaacaaaacattaatacaTTCTCTTGAGTTAATGATATGTGTGGCTGAACACTGTTGCTTAAGCAGTATGTCTGTGTAATACTGTCcagtcaaaacaaaactgcattaAACCCAAGCCCTTTGTTTAGATTAGACCATGGTCTGAtagttgtttattttgtgcttcATTTGGCTGCACAGTTACCGACGTGTGCAGCCAAAGCTGGACAGAAATGTTGAGCTGTTAAaagataaatgtaataaatgtgaTAACCTAACAATATTAATATGATGGAATGAATTCATGTATTTGGAGACACATCATGTGCCAAAGCATAGCTGCTAACACTCTGGAGCTCCACCCTAACTGACAGAGtagccacaaaaacacagttacagGCACTTGACACTAATCCTAGAGCATAAATGACTAATTCATGTTTGTGAAGTAAACACCTAAAGAGAAGGAATTACTAACTTGTACATACTTAAccagcagtgtgagtgtgtgtgaaataatcTTCCAATGCATTCTGCAACATTGAATTGGGGAAACTGCACATTAAGATTTTAGAGgaatgaaatttgtttttaaagcttaTGTGCCATCAAGTCAGGTCATTTAAGAACAAATGCTTGTTCACAAAGACAGTCACGGTCAGAGGAAATTCATCTTTTTAGACAGGAAGGAGATCAGATAAATGTTGCTGCCTGAAGTTGCTGTCTAACATCCTCTGGTGAAATacatgtttactgtactttttaagggggaaatgtgaaatgtgaagaaACCGACTGATTGAATTAAATAGTGAAAGTGGGAAAGTCATTGCTTCCCTGCGTTGATCACATCATTATAAAAGAGGAGTAAGGGCTGCAAAAACTTAACAAGGCTACAGAATTCGGAGCTCTAATGCTTTTTGTCCATCTTCCTCCATAGCTGCCACAGGAGACATCCCCGCCTACCAGCTGCGGTCGCCCAACTCGGGCCTGGCTCAAAGCATTGTGATGGCTGCGTCCCCGGGCACCATGCAGAGCCCGTCATCACAACACGCTGAAGAGATCACCCGTAAGAGGGAGGTCCGACTGATGAAAAACAGGTAGGCGCTGGTATTAGAAGCAGGAGATAGTTTTAGGTTTCTGGACATCAGCTTTGAGAAATCACACCATACTGACCCTGTATGTTCCTTAATGTGGAAGTGAGGAGGGTTGCTAGGGTATGCAACTCTGACTGTGTTTATTACACAATAATTTGAAAATGCAGTAACTGAGATATCATTGCTTGCAAGAATATTTAGAGTGCTAATGGCTTTAAATGGCTATACTCTGTAAGAGCAGAGTTTTCCAAATAGTGAATCTCAGTTTTTggatgaaaatacaaacatgatttaaataattttcaaaGTGACAAGTTAAAAGTAGTACACACTTCCTTTTTTAGATGTGCAAATGTGTCTTTGTACCTTAAATTGTTCATGTTTTATGGGGAAAAGCAGTCAAATTAATGTTTGTCGGGGAAAATATGGACATAAAAGTGGAAGCAGCTTGCTTATAAAACCTGAAGTCGATGGCCTTAAAAacatctgctctctgtgcttagCTTGCATTTTGTCTGGAGCTGAAATTAAGTTTTCATCAAGAGACTCAAACatattttcctcctctttcctctccaggGAGGCAGCTCGCGAGTGCcgcaggaaaaagaaagagtacGTCAAATGTTTGGAAAACCGCGTGGCTgtgctggaaaaccaaaacaagaccCTGATTGAAGAGCTGAAAGCACTGAAGGACATTTACTGCCACAAAGCTGAGTAGCAGCGGCTGTTTGTGGTCACGGGCTGAAGACAGTGCCGTTTACAAACTgctacagcaaaacaaaaaaaaaaaaagaaaaagactctGGAACAAAAACTGCTTTGACcgtctttgtttctctgctcactcaggCCTGGTTTACGCCGAATTCAGAAGTGTCCCGGGGAATTCGAATAGCTTGAGCTTGCCAGTTTCGCTCGTGTTCTTATCTTGTGCTCTTTGCATGTGAAGACTCAAGTGTCGTACACACTTTGCTTGCTGTTGCTATTGTGCATGGGCGAAGACAGCCAATGGGAGCCAGCTGAAgaagaggaacaggaagaggaaatacAGGTGCTTCCTGAAAATGCACCGCTCAAGTACAGAGATTATGAAAAACCTTGGCGGGTGAGCCAGGTCTCGCTACCAGCAAGCTTCTCTGAGCTCAGACGAAGTACACAAAAAGCTACGCAGATCCACCACCAGCTGCAACCAGGCAACTCTAACATGTTTACCTGATAATGCCATTTGTGTGATTTATGCTTCTGTTCTTAGTCGTTTCATGCATTCCTTCATGCGAAAACACAATTAAGGAGAAACATCTTCCAGCATTTTGTCAGTGAAGTAATTTCCTGGATTCCACCaacctgttttcagtttgtgtagACGCTCTTGATAAGGTCAAAAAGGTTTTTCATGAAATACCAACAAAGTAAAAGCATTGAAGAGGAAAATTCTCTgttgtttggctgtttttgCATAAAACTTCAAAGCATATTTCAAGCCAACGTTGAGGGGCATTATCCAAATCAAAACCTCATTAGCAAAAGTCTGAAAGAGTCTTCATTTTTCATCGCTACAGTGGGTTGATTGTAGTATTTGAAATGACAGAACACAACTGCTCTTTAGTCAAAGCACAGAACGTACCAACGTGTCAGTGTGGATATTATTAGAATTTATATTCAATTACTTTTATTTGAAGAATTTCACTCCACAAGTTTATATATTCTACAAAGTAAATGTTACCTATTAACATTTTGTTTATCATGTTCAAAATGTAATTGTCAGTTACATCCTGGAAAACCTCAGTTTTGTAAAGAAACATCTTACAATCGACGACTCATAGCTGAAATAGTAACTGTTGTGCTTTACTGTCATGCAagcatcagttttgtttttcaaatgatgGATATCCATTGTGGAATAAAACTGTATTTGATTATGGCTAGATATTATAATGCTCTGTTTAAAGGGTGATGccaatttcttttctctgtgttcttttttcttttaatgtaaagacattttattttaaatgataatATATCATCTTGTGTTAATGTTTCTGGGGGTATCAACTGCttgctttctctgtttcagtttatatagttgttgagtttgtttctcTGAATATATTTTATCGTTAGTAGAAAATGCGAGAAACTCACTCACTCTTTGGTGTGACAGACCATCTCCTCTGGCTGCCAAAGCTATTTAAGTAGCAGTTAGTTGTTTAACTACTGTTTAACGTAATGGCAACAGTATGAATCATCCTGTGGCAGTGTGGATATTTGCCAAACACATGACCTGACATGGTTTGTATTCACAG includes:
- the crema gene encoding cAMP-responsive element modulator isoform X1 gives rise to the protein MAVTGDETESAATGDIPAYQLRSPNSGLAQSIVMAASPGTMQSPSSQHAEEITRKREVRLMKNREAARECRRKKKEYVKCLENRVAVLENQNKTLIEELKALKDIYCHKAE